Proteins from one Prevotella sp. E2-28 genomic window:
- a CDS encoding ATP-binding protein, which translates to MIRMNIRRSFSTKLCIWILLLTMPVFLASVGLLFRRYHPMIHVEAVERANGVLDASLQRINRYLITTETVTNTYGWIVERSLTPDSLTILTDRIVRLNPYIDGCAISTEPNVLPQYPKRFMTYTIRDGGDTITTTVEKDYNYFSQKWYRAPHDQHKAGWVVYYDESNQLDLDKDGMIATYSRPLYNADSTIVGVMSTELSLLHLSQILGEEKPYPHSYYIMLDEMGRYVGHPDSTRLFNKTIFSAINPQTQHDLIALGYEMTMGRQGAMSVVINDEPSLVCFRPVPGTKWSLAIVCPESDILKGYNRFTYIVLSLLAVAMFLIILYCHKMVTRSLRPLRDLLEKTQLITKGNLDVEIKRSSRIDDIGCLQNSYVTMLEWFKQNIDTMRDAGIQAQNYNRELELATQMVLEADKQKTAFMQNMTHQVRTPLNIIIGYAQILNIPTTGNNAVEGVSEEEVKSLANAMEHNSKLLTRMVLMLFDSSDIGITETSLCQKHEEVPVNTAMWEMVDYVTRLYPDIHIGFETEVPDDFIIQTNKKYLQYSLAEVLLNAVKYSDRKHIMACVTRTDTSVRFIIEDTGKGIAASDRERIFKFFTKVDDFSEGLGLGIPLTRRHAQNLGGSFTLDPTYHAGCRFIFELPR; encoded by the coding sequence ATGATTAGGATGAATATTCGCAGGTCGTTCTCGACCAAGCTGTGCATCTGGATACTGCTGCTTACCATGCCTGTATTCCTTGCTTCCGTGGGCCTGCTCTTCCGCCGGTATCACCCGATGATTCATGTGGAGGCCGTTGAGCGTGCCAATGGTGTGCTCGATGCCTCATTGCAGCGCATCAACCGCTACCTCATCACCACCGAGACCGTCACCAACACCTACGGCTGGATTGTTGAGCGGTCTTTGACTCCCGATTCCCTGACTATTCTTACCGACCGTATCGTGCGCCTCAATCCCTATATTGATGGCTGTGCTATCAGTACTGAGCCCAATGTTCTGCCTCAGTACCCCAAGCGTTTCATGACCTATACCATCAGGGACGGGGGTGACACTATCACCACCACTGTTGAGAAAGACTATAACTACTTCAGTCAGAAATGGTACAGGGCACCTCACGACCAACATAAGGCGGGATGGGTGGTTTATTACGACGAGTCTAATCAACTAGATTTGGATAAAGATGGCATGATTGCCACCTATAGCCGTCCACTCTATAATGCTGACAGCACCATCGTGGGTGTCATGTCCACCGAACTTTCCCTGCTCCATCTCTCACAGATTCTGGGCGAGGAGAAGCCTTACCCGCATTCCTATTATATCATGCTCGATGAAATGGGCCGTTATGTGGGGCATCCTGACTCTACGCGTCTTTTCAATAAGACCATTTTCAGTGCCATTAACCCACAGACGCAACACGACCTCATTGCCCTTGGCTACGAGATGACTATGGGTCGGCAGGGTGCTATGTCGGTGGTTATCAATGACGAGCCCTCGCTGGTATGCTTCCGTCCTGTGCCGGGTACGAAGTGGAGCCTGGCTATTGTCTGCCCTGAAAGCGATATCCTGAAAGGTTATAACCGTTTCACCTATATCGTGTTGTCGCTCCTTGCCGTTGCAATGTTCCTCATCATCCTCTATTGTCATAAGATGGTGACCCGCTCACTCCGTCCGCTTCGCGATTTGCTGGAAAAGACGCAGTTGATTACCAAGGGTAACCTGGATGTGGAGATTAAGCGTAGCTCACGTATTGACGATATAGGTTGCCTGCAAAACAGTTATGTCACCATGCTGGAATGGTTTAAGCAAAATATAGACACTATGCGTGATGCGGGCATCCAGGCCCAGAACTACAATAGGGAACTGGAACTGGCCACGCAGATGGTCTTGGAGGCTGATAAGCAGAAGACGGCCTTCATGCAAAACATGACCCACCAGGTGCGCACGCCGCTGAATATCATCATAGGATATGCACAGATTCTCAACATCCCTACAACAGGCAACAACGCTGTAGAGGGTGTGTCTGAGGAAGAGGTGAAGAGCCTGGCCAATGCCATGGAGCATAACTCCAAACTGCTCACCCGAATGGTTCTGATGCTCTTCGACAGTTCTGACATCGGCATCACCGAGACGTCTCTCTGTCAGAAACACGAAGAGGTGCCTGTCAACACAGCCATGTGGGAAATGGTAGATTACGTCACACGTCTCTATCCCGACATTCATATCGGCTTTGAGACTGAGGTGCCCGATGACTTCATCATTCAGACCAATAAGAAATACTTGCAGTATAGCTTGGCCGAAGTGCTGCTCAACGCCGTGAAGTATTCCGACCGTAAGCATATCATGGCCTGCGTTACCCGTACTGACACTTCCGTGCGCTTCATCATTGAAGATACGGGTAAGGGCATTGCAGCATCCGATCGCGAACGTATCTTCAAGTTCTTCACGAAGGTTGACGACTTCAGTGAGGGTCTCGGACTGGGCATCCCGCTCACCCGTCGCCACGCTCAGAACCTGGGTGGCAGCTTCACGCTCGACCCCACCTATCATGCGGGCTGTCGGTTCATCTTTGAGCTTCCGCGTTGA